In the Pedobacter cryoconitis genome, TCAATGATTTCTTTTTCCACAGGTTTAACTTCATAAACTGTTTTCACAACCGGGGCACCTTTTGGAACTTCCTCAAAATACTTCTGTACTAAAGCTTTCGTCTGTGCAACATCGATATCACCAGCTATAGTCAATACGGCATTATTCGGAACATAATACTTTTTAAAGAACGCGATAAACTCACTTAACTTTGCGGCATCCAGATGCTCCATTGAGCCAATTGGCTGCCAGCGGTAAGGATGTCCCTGGAATAAACGGTCAAATATCTTTTCCGTGAACTTTCCATAAGGAGAATTATCAATACGTAATCTTTTCTCTTCTTTAACAACTTCATTCTGGGTTTTAACGCCACTCTCGTCTATTTTAGGATGAAGCATACGCTCACTTTCCAACCATAGTCCTAATTCTAACTGGTTAGAAGGAAAAACTTCATAATAAAAAGTTCTGTCTTGCGAAGTATTCGCATTGTTTTGTCCGCCATTGCTACTCACAGTTTTCATGAATTCTCCGCGTTTCATGTTATCACTACCTTCAAATAACAGGTGCTCAAAGAAATGCGCGAAACCAGTTCTCTGCGGGTCCTCGTCTTTTGAACCCACATGATACATGACAGAGACAGCCACTACTGGAGCTGTTTTATCCTGGTGCAAGATGACGTGTAAGCCATTATCCATATCATACTCGGTAAACTTTACCTTTTGCGCCGAAGCGCTTAGGAATAAGCCCGAAATGGCCATTGTGATTAGTAATTTTTGTTTCATATTTTAAATTTATCGATAATTTGTAAATGATACGGTTTTTTTTGAGCTGTCCTCACAATAAAATCATTTCTTCTGCCTATCACTAAAACAGATCAGCTGCGCCCTGGGAGTAGATGATTTTGAGAAAAATTCAGCAATCCCTCACTTAAGACTCCGGAAGAAGATTAAAATTACAAAAAACAATAAAAATATTTATCAGCCTATGCTAATGGATGCTGAAGCGCAGCAGCGATTTTCCTGACCAGTTCTGATTCGACAAATGGCTTTCTGACCAATCCAGAAAATCCATCTACTGAAATTTTCACTTTATCCAGCTCAATTTCATTTCCTCCAGTCACAATTACCGGTAGCTTATGAATAGCCCCCTGAGCCGACCGAATGGCAGTAAGCAGTTCATAACCATCCATTTCAGGCATTTGAAGATCAGTTAATACTACACTTACACTATTTTTATGCAAAATATCCAAAGCATCAGCCCCATTTGATGCCTGGTAGAATTTGACGTTCCATTTGCTGGTTATCATTTTCAGGAACATTAAATTCAGCTCATTGTCATCGACAGCCAGAATACTGATCCCATTTAACAGCACGAGCGGGTCATCAGTTGCAATCTTAACCGATCCGCTCTCTGCAGTAGCTATCCCTTCCGGATAAGGAATATAAAATTGGAAAGTACTGCCTTCTCCAGCCTTGCTTTCCACGCTGATTTCTCCCTTTTGCAATTCGACCATTTGCTTGCAAATATATAAGCCAAGGCCAGTTCCGTTTTTTCCTTTAGCAGAATTAGTCTGATAGTATTTAGAGAACAGGTTGGTTTGCTGCTCCTGGCTGATTCCCATTCCAGTATCTGTAATGCTAACCTCCAGCCTGTTTTGCTCCTTCACCCTATTCAGTTTTGCGTTCACGGTAATACCTCCTGTATTGGTATACTTAATGGCATTACTCAGTAAATTAACCAGGATCTGTTTCAATCTGAAACTATCCCCTGACAGGACAACCTGCTTATCTCCTACAAAATTATACTCAATAGTCAGCTTCTTTTTAGTCGCGCTGAACTCCATACTTTCGATCACTTCTTTCAAGGCATAATCCGCATTAAAAGGTTCAGAATTGATCTTAAATTCATTGTTCTCCATTTTAGCGGCGTCCAATGTATCATTCAGCGTGAGCAGCAGCATATCAGAAGATAAGGTAATGGAACCCAGCATTTCTGTCTGACGTGGAGAAAGACTGGTGCGGCTGAATATATAAAGAAAGCCCTTGATCGCTGTTAATGGATTACGGATCTCATGGCTCATATGCAGCAGTAAATCCATCTTTTGCTGTGCAATGGCTACTGCACGATCATTTTCCAGGCGCAGGTCTATTTCGGATTTATCCAGCTTAATGATAAATATGATCAGTAATATAGCAAATACCAGGACCAGAAAAAGTGCTGCAAGGTAAAATTTATTCAATAAAGCAGTAGTTTCCTGATAGCTTTTGAAAGCCATCTCCTTAAATTCAGCAACAATACTATAATTAATCTCCTTCACCCCGTTGATAATACGTTCCATCTCATTGTTGATGCGGATATTCAGGGTAATTAATTCCTTTTGCGCATTTAATAACTTTTCATTACGCTCCTGCAGTTGTCTGATCCCTTTTGTATAAGCTCTTTTATCATTTCCTGCAATTTTCATGGTCACAGAATCAATAGAACCACTGGTACGGTTGTGGTTAATCTCGATTATGCCTGTAGAAGTATTGTTATTAGAAATAGCATCTTTCAACCTGCTAAAAAGTCCTTTCTTTTTAACTTCTACTTCTTTACGGATCGTATCAGTTTGATTTTTAGTTATTTTTTTATTCGCATAGACTACAGTCCGGATACCTGGCAAATTCTGATTATTCAGGTTAAAATCAGTATAAGCAGTAAGCAGAGAATCAAAATTATGTTTAAGCGTATATAAGTTCTCAGACAACTTTAACTTCTGATGATACCAATATCTAACTTTATTACGCTGTACAGCAGACAAACCTGCGGTATCGGTATTTTCTTTAAGCAAGGAATCGATTTCATCAAATGCTTGTGACAATTTTACCTTGTAAGCCTTACTTTTAGTGCTGTCAGTACTTAAAAGTGATTCCTGAAAATCATCCTCAGCCTGGTGAAGTAATAATAAAGCCCGTTGTGGTTTCGATTGATCACGTTCTATATCATAAGCGAATTTCGAAAGGTTCTCTAATTTATGAGTGATTGAATAGCGTACAAATAAGGCAGCTATAGCCAGTACAATAACCCCGGCCAGGAAGGCAAGAATAATTTTTCTTGATAGAAATTTAGTGTATGTGGGTTTCAAATCGTAAATATTTCATTCAATAGAACTACAAAAATACCATTATTTTTTTAGCCGTCCCTTATATTTAAGATACGAGGTAACAACCCCTGTGGTTACCTCATCACACAGGGGTTGTTTGTTTTATAAATATACCTTCAGCTCCAGCATCATTCTTTCATGTATCTCAATCAGTTGAATAATATAGCGGCCAACTCCAGACTCCTGAAGTTCGTTCCCGAAGTAAACAGCTTTCTTTCTCAGGCGGATGATTAAACTTTCATGATCTTCCAGCAATTCATGAATAAGTCCCAGCCCATCGGTCCTGACCGGAGCTTGTTCAGCCAGCTGTTCCAGCGCTGAAAATATTTCGAGTGTAACCGGGATATTATAACCTGTGGAATGTATATGCGCTGCAATACTATCCATGGTGGTTTTCAACTGTTCATATTGTCCCTTAATTAATTTCCGATGCAGCTCATTGTCATCCAGATTCTGATAGGTGTTCTTTGTTTTGGTGTAAAGCAAAAATTCATCTGCTAAAATCACATTCAGCGTTTGTGCTACTTTTGCTGAGTTATTTTCTATAATTCCGATAATTGGTTCCATGTAATTTATTATGTAAAATTATACTGATCAGGACTTAAAATTTATAGGCGATACCTGCAGTTAAAAGACCTCTGTACCCCCAGCCCAGCTCGCCAAAACCAGCTATACTTCCATTGCCAATCCGCATGGCCAGGGGATTAATTTGATAAAGAAACTTATTGGCATGATTGCCGGTAAACAAGCCATATCCTGTACTGGCGGAGCCGTATAGCTCCACTGTTCTGCCGTGTGAATAAGTAAAATCAATACTGACCGCACTGTTATATTCTTTCACTTTGCTGTCATAATAAGTACCTGTATGATAACCCAGATCAGCACCGAATTTTATTTCCTCACTGAACTGGTAACGATAGCCTAAAACAGTCAATACCGAAAGATTTGAATTTCCTCTCACAAAGCTTTCAGAGAGACGTAAACTATTTAACCGCCCTGATTGAAGGCCCTGGGCTTTAACCTTATGGAACAACCCGGATAAAACAATTATTGTAACCATTGCAGCAATTTTTCTTCTAAACATTGGGTATAATATTTTTTTCCTTTCCTCATAGACGGTAAGAATCATAAATACCCCCATGTTATATTTTAAATTAATTTATCTTTGCACATTGCAAGCCCAGACCGGGTATTCATATATGCACATACAAGAACCTTTATATTCAGATTTTCAGAAGTTATTCCGTTTGCATTACAAGACATTGTGCATGCATGCTTATAAATACCTGGCCGACGCTGACGAAAGTCAGGATGCCGTGCAAGAAGTATTTGTAAAGTTCTGGGAGATAAAGCAGGAAATGGTGAATGATAAAAATGCCTTATACTATCTGATTACTGCAGTACGCAATAATTGTATTTCAAGGCTGAGGAAGAAAGTTCATACAATTTCTATGGAGGATGAAACTGTTTTTAATAAAATAACTGACACCCCATTAGAAGAAGAAGAAACAAAAGAAACCGCAGATATACAGACACTTGTTGATGAAGCACTAGCGCTGCTCCCACCAAAATGCGGTGCTATTTTCAGGATGAGCAGGCTTGACAAGCTTACCTATCAGCAGATTGCTACAGAATTAGGGATTTCCATTAAAACAGTTGAAAACCAAATGGGAAAAGCGATCAGTATTATGCGCGAGTTTGCCAGGACACACTATATTCCCCTTTCTGTTTTGCTTTCATTAATTTATTTTCTGGAACATAGGGGTATTTTAAATTTTTACGTTTAATCTTTGTTTAACCGCTACCATGCAAAATCAAGATATTAATTCTCTTCTGGCCAAACACTTCAACGGTGAGCTTTCTGCTGAGCAAAACATGGCTGTGGAAGAATGGATTAAATCCAACCCGACAGCGTACAGCAGTTTGAAATCATTAATAGAAAAAGCTGATCAGACAGTTTACAACCCGGATTTCGACTTAGAAGATGCCTGGCAGCAGGTAGATGCCCAAATCAGAGCAAAACAACCCCAAACAGTTAAATTGATTAAAAGAACAGGACAGCGTACCTGGTGGATGTCTATTGCCGCATCACTGTTCCTGGTTACCAGCTTTGCGCTTATCTACTATAGTTCTTATTATAATCCTCTGATCACCGTCAGCTCAGGCAATTTTGCCAGGCAGGTTACCCTGGCAGATGGGTCGCTGGTTACTTTAAATGCAAACAGTACTTTAAAATATTTCAAACTACTCTCAGGAGATAAAAGAGAAGTAAGACTAGAAGGAGAAGCTTTCTTTGAAGTTACCAAAAATCCGGCAAGACCATTTGTTATTGAAGCAGGAAAAGGTCAAATCAAAGTACTGGGTACTTCATTTAACGTCAATACCAGCCAGGCACAGGTAGAAGTTACCGTTAGGACCGGGAAAGTACAACTGAGCAGCACCAATAAACGCGGCCTTGCCGTTACACTGTTACCAGGTAACCGGGGAACATTACATAACGATCAGCTTCAAAAAGACACTGTACTGTCCGGAAATGAATATGCATGGAAAACAGGCATTTTGGTTTTTAGAAAAGAGCGGTTGTCCAGCCTGGTCAAAGTACTTGAAAACACCTATCACAGAAAAATTATATTAGATAATAATGCGGCATCCTGCGCGGTGACAGCAACTTTTAAAAACCAGACTTTAGAAAGCGTATTAGAAGAATTAAAACTCATTCTTAAGTTTAATTACGAGGTTAAAAAAGATTATATATTAATCCATAATTTAGCCTGTGAGAATGACAACAGGGAATAAAATCTATATTTTCCTCTTATTAATTCTGGCCCCTGTTCTTTTAAATGCACAGAACCGGATCGGGCTATTAAACACGCCTATAAAAATCACTCACCGAAAAGGATTAATTTCTTCCTTTATGACTCAGGTTGAGCAAACCGGTATCTTATTAACTTATAACCCAGATAATATCAGGTTAAACCGAAAGATAACCTTATCCAACCGGATCAGGACTGTCGGAGAATTACTGGAAGAAATTTTACGTGCAGAATCTATTCAAATTAAAGAATACGAAGGAAAAATATTGCTGATTAGTAATCCCAGGCTCATTACCGTAAGCGGATTTATCAAAGAACAAGGGAGTGCTGAGGTCATTATTGGTGCCAATATTACAGCGCGTGAAAATAATATTGCTGTAACCAACGGTTTTGGGTTCTATAGTATTAGTCTTGAAAAAGGCAGTTATGAATTGACAGTTACCCATACTGGCTATTCGCCAATCCGTATCAAGGTTGATTTAGAAAATGAAAATATCCGGAACGATATCTTTCTGAAATCCGGAGTAGACCTCCCTGAACTTGTCGTTACCAAAAGCAACGAATCCCGGAATAATTTAAATTTAAGCGGAGACCATGTCGATCTGGAAGCCGCAAATAAACTCCCCTCCTTTCTGGGTGAAAAAGACGTGATCAGGGCCGTGCAGTTATATCCCGGTGTTTCTGGTAACACAGGGGGCTCGGTAAGCATGTTTGTCAGAGGCGGAAATGCTGACCAGAACCTGGTTACCCTCGATGATATCTCTATTTATAATATCAATCACTTTAACGGGATGTTTTCTATATTTAATCCCGATGTACTTAAAAGTGTAGATTTTTACCGCAGTGATTTTCCTTCAAAATATGGCGGCCGTCTTTCTTCGGTATTGAATGTCCGTTCTAAAGATGGTAATATGGAAGAATATCATGGCCATACCACCATTGGTCTATTATATGCATCTACGGGACTTGAAGGCCCTATCGTTAAAAACAAGGCTTCTTTTTCTTTAAATACCAGAAGAAGCTGGCTGGACTTACTGGGTGCCAAAGCATTAGAAGATGCAGGCCTGTACTACTATTTTCTAGATTTTAACTTGAAACTCAATTATATAGCAAATCCAAATAATAGGTTCTATGTCAGCACTTATTTAGGGAATGATTCTTACCGGCAGAAATTAGAATATCCCGAAGAAATCAAAGAGACACTCAGGTCAACCTTAAAGT is a window encoding:
- a CDS encoding hybrid sensor histidine kinase/response regulator, which encodes MKPTYTKFLSRKIILAFLAGVIVLAIAALFVRYSITHKLENLSKFAYDIERDQSKPQRALLLLHQAEDDFQESLLSTDSTKSKAYKVKLSQAFDEIDSLLKENTDTAGLSAVQRNKVRYWYHQKLKLSENLYTLKHNFDSLLTAYTDFNLNNQNLPGIRTVVYANKKITKNQTDTIRKEVEVKKKGLFSRLKDAISNNNTSTGIIEINHNRTSGSIDSVTMKIAGNDKRAYTKGIRQLQERNEKLLNAQKELITLNIRINNEMERIINGVKEINYSIVAEFKEMAFKSYQETTALLNKFYLAALFLVLVFAILLIIFIIKLDKSEIDLRLENDRAVAIAQQKMDLLLHMSHEIRNPLTAIKGFLYIFSRTSLSPRQTEMLGSITLSSDMLLLTLNDTLDAAKMENNEFKINSEPFNADYALKEVIESMEFSATKKKLTIEYNFVGDKQVVLSGDSFRLKQILVNLLSNAIKYTNTGGITVNAKLNRVKEQNRLEVSITDTGMGISQEQQTNLFSKYYQTNSAKGKNGTGLGLYICKQMVELQKGEISVESKAGEGSTFQFYIPYPEGIATAESGSVKIATDDPLVLLNGISILAVDDNELNLMFLKMITSKWNVKFYQASNGADALDILHKNSVSVVLTDLQMPEMDGYELLTAIRSAQGAIHKLPVIVTGGNEIELDKVKISVDGFSGLVRKPFVESELVRKIAAALQHPLA
- a CDS encoding RNA polymerase sigma-70 factor, producing MHIQEPLYSDFQKLFRLHYKTLCMHAYKYLADADESQDAVQEVFVKFWEIKQEMVNDKNALYYLITAVRNNCISRLRKKVHTISMEDETVFNKITDTPLEEEETKETADIQTLVDEALALLPPKCGAIFRMSRLDKLTYQQIATELGISIKTVENQMGKAISIMREFARTHYIPLSVLLSLIYFLEHRGILNFYV
- a CDS encoding FecR domain-containing protein produces the protein MQNQDINSLLAKHFNGELSAEQNMAVEEWIKSNPTAYSSLKSLIEKADQTVYNPDFDLEDAWQQVDAQIRAKQPQTVKLIKRTGQRTWWMSIAASLFLVTSFALIYYSSYYNPLITVSSGNFARQVTLADGSLVTLNANSTLKYFKLLSGDKREVRLEGEAFFEVTKNPARPFVIEAGKGQIKVLGTSFNVNTSQAQVEVTVRTGKVQLSSTNKRGLAVTLLPGNRGTLHNDQLQKDTVLSGNEYAWKTGILVFRKERLSSLVKVLENTYHRKIILDNNAASCAVTATFKNQTLESVLEELKLILKFNYEVKKDYILIHNLACENDNRE
- a CDS encoding M16 family metallopeptidase encodes the protein MKQKLLITMAISGLFLSASAQKVKFTEYDMDNGLHVILHQDKTAPVVAVSVMYHVGSKDEDPQRTGFAHFFEHLLFEGSDNMKRGEFMKTVSSNGGQNNANTSQDRTFYYEVFPSNQLELGLWLESERMLHPKIDESGVKTQNEVVKEEKRLRIDNSPYGKFTEKIFDRLFQGHPYRWQPIGSMEHLDAAKLSEFIAFFKKYYVPNNAVLTIAGDIDVAQTKALVQKYFEEVPKGAPVVKTVYEVKPVEKEIIDTAYDANIQIPAIFAAYRVPGMKSHDSQVLGMISTLLSGGGSSRLSTKMVDEKKTAIQVAAFNYTLEDYGAYITLALPNNNTPLNDLLKDIDAEVVRLQTDLISESELAKLQNQFENSYVSKNSKMIGLAENLANGYTFHNKDTNDVNEELDKVRSITREEIREVARKYLNKNQRIVLYYLPKK